In one Kluyveromyces marxianus DMKU3-1042 DNA, complete genome, chromosome 4 genomic region, the following are encoded:
- a CDS encoding L-methionine (R)-S-oxide reductase: MAEGEKHHADYTSFQTSDKKEALEQLVLSYEALSEGQDNWVCNLANAASLIWHCYISLGINVNWAGFYVTQSQNKHELILGPFQGKVACQLIQFGKGVCGTAASTKDTQLVPDVEKFPGHIACDGETKSEIVVPIVKDNETVGVIDIDCLDYNGFTELDQEYLERLATLISKTCTF, translated from the coding sequence ATGGCTGAAGGAGAAAAGCATCACGCAGATTACACGTCTTTCCAAACTTCGgacaagaaagaagctcTTGAACAGCTTGTACTATCCTATGAAGCACTATCAGAAGGACAAGACAACTGGGTTTGCAATCTAGCTAACGCGGCATCATTGATCTGGCACTGTTACATATCTCTTGGTATCAATGTTAACTGGGCTGGTTTCTACGTAACGCAGAGCCAGAACAAGCACGAATTAATTTTAGGTCCTTTTCAAGGTAAAGTGGCATGTCAATTAATTCAGTTTGGGAAGGGTGTATGTGGAACAGCAGCATCTACGAAAGATACACAGCTAGTACCTGATGTAGAGAAATTCCCAGGTCATATAGCATGTGACGGAGAAACGAAGAGTGAGATTGTTGTTCCTATCGTTAAAGATAATGAGACGGTAGGCGTCATAGATATTGACTGTCTAGACTACAATGGCTTTACTGAATTAGATCAGGAATATCTAGAAAGGCTAGCCACATTGATATCGAAGACCTGCACTTTTTAG
- the ERB1 gene encoding ribosome biogenesis protein ERB1, with the protein MARKASSKVAVEPVKSTEKKRVLEENDASDSEDERIEVDGLIAEESSDEEASAAEESPEDGSDEEEEDSDAEFNKLLAEEEGSDEEEYNTSDFSEADDGHSITDRLSNVKITTIPESENGNVTVTKYSDGRPRIIKPEINPIYDSDDSDVETKNTIGNIPLSAYDEMPHIGYDINGKRIMRPAKGSALDDLLESIELPEGWTGLLDKESGASLNLTEEELELINKLQKNEQTDESVNPYEPLIDWFTRHESVMPVTAVPEPKRRFVPSKHEAKRVMKIVRAIREGRIIPPKKLKELRAKEEQENHNYDLWENSEESSDHIMNLRAPKLPPPTNEESYNPPEEYLLTPEEKEAWEKMEPSERERNFLPQKYGALRKVPGYAESVRERFERSLDLYLAPRVRKNKLNIDPESLIPELPSPKDLRPFPIRCSTVYIGHKGKIRTMSIDPSGLWLATGSDDGTVRVWEILTGREVYQVTIIDTEDNHDDHIDAVEWNPDASTGILAVAAGENIFLIVPPIFGFEIENNGKSKIEYGFGFDTFGNVKKSNLNVNSDDEDEGAESQGVKKQVAQWNKPTERQATKDICIVITCRKSVKKLSWHRKGDYFVTVQPDSGNTSVLIHQLSKHLTQSPFKKSKGIIMDAKFHPFKPQLFVCSQRYVRIYDLSQQILIKKLLPGARWLSTIDIHPRGDNLIASSFDKRVLWHDLDLASTPYKTLRYHEKAVRSVSFHKKLPLFCSAADDGNIHVFHATVYDDLMKNPMIVPLKKLTGHKLVNSLGVLDTIWHPREAWLFSAGADKTARLWTT; encoded by the coding sequence ATGGCTAGAAAAGCATCTTCCAAAGTTGCTGTCGAACCAGTGAAGTCcactgaaaaaaagagagtatTGGAGGAGAATGATGCTTCCGATTCGGAGGATGAGAGAATTGAAGTAGATGGCCTAATTGCCGAAGAAAGTAGCGATGAAGAAGCATCTGCTGCCGAAGAATCACCAGAAGACGGatcagatgaagaagaagaagattctgaTGCTGAATTCAACAAACTTCTTGCAGAGGAGGAGGGctctgatgaagaagagtacAACACCTCTGACTTCTCAGAAGCAGACGATGGCCATTCTATCACAGATAGACTATCTAACGTGAAGATAACAACGATTCCTGAATCTGAAAATGGCAACGTTACAGTCACCAAATATTCTGATGGTAGACCAAGAATTATTAAACCTGAAATTAACCCTATCTACGATAGTGATGATAGTGATGTAGAAACCAAGAACACTATCGGTAACATCCCATTATCAGCTTACGATGAAATGCCTCATATCGGTTACGATATTAATGGTAAAAGAATTATGAGACCTGCCAAGGGTTCGGCTTTGGATGACTTGCTAGAAAGCATAGAATTACCAGAAGGGTGGACAGGTTTGCTAGATAAAGAGAGCGGTGCTTCCTTAAACTTGACAGAGGAAGAACTAGAGTTGATCAATaaactacaaaagaacGAACAAACTGATGAATCTGTTAATCCGTATGAACCATTAATTGACTGGTTCACTAGACATGAGTCTGTAATGCCTGTCACTGCAGTTCCAGAGCCAAAGAGAAGATTTGTTCCATCCAAACATGAAGCAAAGCGCGTGATGAAGATTGTTAGAGCTATTAGAGAGGGTCGTATCATTCCAccaaagaaattgaaggaacTTAGAGcaaaggaagaacaagaaaatcATAACTACGACTTATGGGAAAACTCAGAAGAATCTTCTGACCATATTATGAACCTAAGAGCTCCAAAACTTCCACCTCCAACTAACGAGGAGTCTTACAATCCACCAGAAGAATATTTATTAACTCCcgaagagaaagaagcatgggaaaaaatggaaccaagtgaaagagaaagaaatttCTTACCTCAAAAGTACGGTGCTCTAAGAAAAGTACCAGGTTACGCTGAGTCAGTTAGAgaaagatttgaaagatCATTGGATTTGTATTTGGCTCCTCGTGTTCGTAAAAATAAACTAAATATTGATCCAGAATCTTTGATTCCAGAATTACCATCACCAAAGGACTTGAGGCCATTCCCAATTCGTTGTTCTACCGTATACATTGGTCATAAAGGGAAAATTCGTACCATGTCTATCGATCCAAGTGGTCTTTGGTTGGCTACTGGTTCCGACGATGGTACTGTTAGAGTGTGGGAAATCCTAACAGGAAGAGAAGTCTATCAAGTAACAATCATTGACACAGAGGACAACCACGATGATCACATCGATGCTGTCGAATGGAATCCAGATGCATCAACCGGTATTCTAGCAGTCGCGGCTGGTGAGAATATCTTTTTAATCGTTCCACCAATCTTTGgctttgaaattgaaaacaatgGTAAATCAAAGATTGAATATGGTTTCGGTTTCGATACGTTCGGAAATGTTAAGAAGAGTAATCTAAATGTGAATAGcgatgacgaagatgaaggaGCTGAATCACAGGGAGTGAAGAAACAAGTTGCCCAATGGAACAAGCCTACAGAGAGACAAGCTACAAAGGACATCTGTATAGTAATAACTTGCCGTAAATCTGTGAAGAAGTTATCTTGGCACAGAAAGGGTGACTACTTTGTCACCGTTCAACCAGACTCAGGTAACACATCTGTTCTAATTCACCAATTGTCGAAGCACCTAACCCAATCTCCATTCAAAAAGTCCAAGGGTATTATTATGGATGCCAAATTCCATCCTTTCAAACCACAACTTTTCGTATGTTCTCAAAGATATGTTAGAATTTATGATCTATCACAACAAATCTTAATTAAAAAGCTACTACCTGGTGCCCGTTGGTTATCTACCATTGATATCCATCCTAGAGGTGACAATTTAATTGCGTCATCATTCGATAAAAGAGTATTGTGGCACGACCTTGACCTTGCAAGTACTCCATACAAGACTTTAAGATATCACGAAAAAGCCGTAAGAAGTGTAAGTTTCCACAAGAAGCTTCCATTATTCTGCTCAGCTGCAGATGATGGTAACATCCATGTCTTCCACGCCACAGTTTATGATGacttgatgaagaaccCGATGATTGTtcctttgaagaaattaacAGGTCATAAGTTAGTGAACAGTTTAGGTGTGCTAGACACCATCTGGCATCCTCGTGAAGCTTGGCTATTCTCGGCAGGTGCTGATAAGACTGCTCGTTTGTGGACCACTTAG
- the CSM3 gene encoding Csm3p gives MSLTGGMSDPLEFQGNITEDGHVTLDFELDPTINGADPTSTEQDPTLISGTTRKPRVKLTAEKLLSKKGLPYVVQHAPKSCRISKKKSPYDNLTGFLQFYQLWAHELYPKAKFKDFVALCGSLGRTDRDLREYRTNLIRKDMGMLIDEDVDGDTLQGQREPSPSSPPPPQSSQPPQQNGLFVTEEVDSHNFLQTNQSAPHTDHGDDDDDDDDVLYSSRRKTRTDNTSSQLPSSSTVIPTAEEMEEMERAADGIATASDDEMDLLREMQQ, from the coding sequence ATGTCTTTAACCGGGGGTATGAGCGACCCATTGGAATTTCAAGGAAACATCACTGAAGATGGCCATGTTACATTGGATTTTGAATTGGATCCCACGATTAATGGAGCAGACCCTACATCTACTGAACAAGACCCTACTTTGATTTCTGGTACGACAAGGAAGCCAAGGGTCAAGCTAACTGCGGAAAAGCTACTGTCAAAAAAAGGTCTACCGTATGTTGTGCAACACGCTCCGAAGAGCTGCCGGATTagtaagaagaagtcacCGTATGATAATTTAACAGGGTTTTTGCAGTTCTATCAGCTATGGGCGCACGAGTTGTACCCCAAGGCTAAGTTCAAGGACTTTGTCGCGTTGTGTGGGTCTCTTGGAAGGACAGACAGAGATCTTAGAGAGTACAGGACAAACCTAATAAGAAAAGATATGGGTATGTTGATAGATGAGGATGTGGACGGGGATACCCTTCAAGGACAGCGGGAGCCTTCGCcatcatcaccaccaccaccacaatCCTCGCAACCGCCGCAACAGAATGGCCTTTTTGTGACAGAGGAGGTTGATTCCCACaactttcttcaaacaaaTCAGTCTGCACCTCATACTGACCACGgtgacgatgatgatgacgatgatgacgtGCTCTACTCTTCGCGTCGGAAAACACGCACAGATAATACTAGCTCACAATTGCCTAGTTCCTCCACCGTAATACCCACAGCTgaagaaatggaagaaatgGAAAGGGCAGCAGATGGAATTGCAACGGCATCGGATGACGAAATGGACCTGCTCAGAGAAATGCAGCAATAA